Proteins co-encoded in one Cricetulus griseus strain 17A/GY chromosome 1 unlocalized genomic scaffold, alternate assembly CriGri-PICRH-1.0 chr1_1, whole genome shotgun sequence genomic window:
- the Sftpd gene encoding pulmonary surfactant-associated protein D yields the protein MLHLLSMLVLLVNPLGTQGAEVKTLSQRSVANTCTLVMCSPTENGLPGRDGRDGREGPRGEKGDPGLPGPVGLSGMPGPAGPIGPKGDNGSAGEPGPKGDCGPGGPPGLPGVPGPAGKEGPSGKQGNIGPQGKPGLKGETGPKGEVGAPGMQGSAGAKGPAGPKGERGAPGERGAPGNAGAAGPAGAVGPQGAPGSRGPPGLKGDRGTPGDKGAKGESGIPDSASLKQQIEALKGQLQHLEAAFSRYKKAALFPDGRSVGDKIFRTGGSEKPFRDAQEMCRQAGGQLASPRSAAENAAIEQLIAPHNKAAFLSMTDVDTEGKFTYPTGEPLVYSNWAPGEPNNNGGAENCVEIFTNGQWNDKVCGEQRLVVCEF from the exons ATGCTGCACCTCCTGTCCATGCTTGTCCTGCTTGTGAATCCCCTGGGGACCCAGGGAGCAGAAGTGAAGACCCTCTCACAGAGATCAGTAGCCAACACCTGCACCCTAGTCATGTGTAGCCCTACAGAGAATGGCCTGCCTGGTCGCGATGGACGGGATGGGAGAGAGGGTCCAAGGGGGGAAAAGGGTGATCCAG GTTTACCAGGACCTGTGGGGCTCTCAGGGATGCCTGGTCCTGCAGGTCCAATTGGGCCCAAAGGGGACAATGGCTCTGCTGGAGAACCTGGACCAAAGGGAGACTGTGGACCAGGTG GGCCTCCAGGACTTCCAGGTGTGCCTGGTCCAGCTGGGAAAGAAGGCCCCTCTGGCAAGCAGGGGAACATAGGACCTCAAGGCAAACCAGGTCTGAAAGGAGAGACTGGGCCAAAAG GAGAAGTAGGTgctccaggaatgcagggatCTGCAGGGGCAAAAGGCCCTGCAGGCCCCAAGGGAGAAAGAGGTGCCCCTGGTGAGCGAGGAGCCCCTGGGAATGCTGGGGCAGCAG GGCCTGCAGGAGCTGTGGGTCCACAGGGAGCTCCAGGTTCCAGAGGGCCCCCAGGACTCAAAGGGGATAGAGGTACTCCTGGAGACAAAGGAGCCAAAGGTGAAAGCGGGATTCCAG ACAGTGCTTCTCTGAAGCAGCAGATAGAGGCCTTAAAAGGACAACTACAGCATCTAGAAGCTGCCTTCTCTCGCTATAAAAAAG cTGCACTCTTCCCTGATGGCCGAAGTGTTGGAGACAAGATCTTCAGGACGGGGGGCTCTGAAAAGCCTTTCAGGGATGCCCAGGAGATGTGCAGGCAGGCTGGAGGGCAGCTGGCCTCCCCACGTTCTGCTGCTGAGAATGCCGCCATAGAGCAGCTGATCGCACCCCACAATAAGGCTGCCTTTCTGAGCATGACAGACGTGGACACAGAAGGCAAGTTCACTTACCCCACAGGAGAGCCCCTAGTCTATTCCAATTGGGCTCCAGGGGAGCCCAACAACAATGGTGGGGCAGAGAACTGTGTGGAGATCTTCACCAATGGCCAATGGAACGACAAGGTTTGTGGAGAACAGCGCCTTGTCGTCTGTGAGTTCTGA